One genomic segment of Synchiropus splendidus isolate RoL2022-P1 chromosome 16, RoL_Sspl_1.0, whole genome shotgun sequence includes these proteins:
- the msl2a gene encoding E3 ubiquitin-protein ligase MSL2a, producing the protein MNPVNATALYVSASRAVLQCDPRQPHTFSDMYSLLPYFRQSLACLVCGKLLQDPISTTHPECEHYVCLACKGQKMRIRTSCNRCKDYSSFQENKQLSLLVQCYRKLCLFVTHSPLLQSISSQVDGSPEVLALLEEVLVSYGDEMETEDQEEAAEPESSAPTEPPSEHSAHAASSDQPCTNGPRDCNGEVLDDLDPSSPELEVCELVEEQTQRELSVPASGLEVDLAARPLAQAPVCSLRDGDSNSRGLEEGEVLLLSVEEVLQTLDPIQPSGDVAHLQLDRTHAHIALDKPHTEMFIQLDAAHNYSQVQKDRTHVVVGHGGLSNSSSLDPAASFSSSPPVRLNRKRSRSESDREKVVPLPIGSILNGPTPHVDTPNSSDMPHTPLPPSLNLPSHTFLSFSNGAPPKSNRAAVNHCKGPRKSVDPKKPHTKARSGAGAKSKERSKDPRLTPGCPVASPPVRPPYKKPVEKKGCKCGRATQNPSVLTCRGQRCPCYSNRKACLDCICRGCQNSYMANGEKKLEAFAVPEKALEQTRLTLGINLTSITAAAALRNPATTSIRTNTLLNVATATGTPVTTAFLTASPPQESNFEDSLELLIG; encoded by the exons gcAAACTACTTCAAGATCCGATTTCGACAACTCACCCTGAGTGCGAGCACTACGTGTGTTTGGCCTGTAAGGGCCAGAAGATGAGGATCAGGACTTCTTGTAACAGATGTAAGGACTACTCCAGCTTCCAGGAGAACAAGCAGCTCTCTCTGTTGGTGCAGTGCTACAGGAAGCTCTGCCTCTTCGTCACCCACTCGCCTCTGCTGCAGTCCATCAGCAGCCAGGTGGACGGCAGCCCCGAGGTCCTGgctctgctggaggaggtgcTGGTCTCGTATGGAGATGAGATGGAGACGGAGGACCAGGAGGAAGCCGCTGAGCCAGAGTCTTCTGCCCCCACGGAGCCACCGTCAGAACATTCAGCACATGCTGCTTCCTCCGACCAGCCGTGCACCAACGGACCCCGGGATTGCAACGGAGAAGTGCTTGATGACCTGGACCCTTCCTCTCCGGAGCTGGAGGTGTGTGAGCTGGTAGAGGAGCAGACGCAGCGGGAGCTCTCTGTTCCAGCTTCTGGTTTGGAAGTGGACCTGGCCGCTCGACCTCTAGCCCAAGCTCCAGTCTGTTCACTCAGGGATGGTGACTCCAACAGCAGGGGGCTGGAGGAGGGCGAGGTGTTGCTCCTCAGCGTGGAGGAGGTCTTACAAACTCTGGACCCGATTCAGCCCAGTGGAGATGTTGCTCATCTCCAGTTAGACCGGACACATGCGCACATTGCCCTGGACAAACCTCACACTGAGATGTTCATCCAGCTGGACGCTGCTCACAATTACTCTCAAGTCCAGAAGGACAGGACTCACGTCGTGGTCGGCCACGGTGGTCTCTCCAACTCGTCTTCATTAGATcctgctgcctccttctcctcctcccctcctgtcCGTCTCAACCGCAAGCGCTCGCGCTCGGAGAGCGACCGAGAGAAGGTGGTCCCCCTTCCTATAGGCTCCATCCTGAACGGCCCCACCCCACACGTAGACACTCCCAACTCCTCTGACATGCCACacactcctctccctccctccttaaACTTGCCTTCACACACGTTCTTGTCCTTCTCTAATGGGGCGCCCCCCAAGTCCAACCGCGCTGCTGTGAACCACTGCAAGGGCCCTCGGAAGAGCGTCGACCCCAAGAAGCCGCACACGAAGGCCCGCAGCGGTGCAGGCGCGAAGAGCAAAGAGCGGAGCAAAGACCCGCGGCTGACGCCGGGCTGCCCGGTCGCTTCGCCGCCCGTCAGACCGCCGTACAAGAAGCCGGTGGAGAAGAAGGGCTGCAAGTGTGGCAGGGCCACTCAGAATCCATCGGTGCTGACGTGCCGCGGCCAGCGCTGCCCCTGCTACTCCAACCGCAAG GCCTGTTTGGATTGTATCTGCAGAGGTTGCCAGAACTCCTACATGGCCAACGGcgagaagaagctggaggccTTCGCCGTGCCGGAGAAAGCCTTGGAGCAGACGCGGCTGACCCTGGGCATCAACCTCACCAGCATCACGGCAGCTGCAGCGCTACGAAACCCAGCAACGACCAGCATCCGCACCAACACCCTGCTCAACGTTGCCACGGCGACGGGGACCCCCGTGACCACAGCCTTCCTCACGGCCAGCCCGCCTCAAGAGTCGAACTTTGAGGACAGTCTGGAGCTGCTGATCGGATGA